Proteins from one Physeter macrocephalus isolate SW-GA chromosome 16, ASM283717v5, whole genome shotgun sequence genomic window:
- the CNTF gene encoding ciliary neurotrophic factor, with protein sequence MAFTEHSPLTPHRRDLCSRSVWLARKIRSDLTALMESYVKHQGLNENINLASVHGVPVASTDRWTELSEAERLQENLQAYRTFQVMLARLLEDQRVHFTPAEDDFHQAIHTILLQVAAFAYQLEELMVLLEHKIPSSEADGMPLIVGDGGLFEKKLWGLKVLQELSQWTMRSVHDLRVISSCQTGIPGHGSHYTAKDKKM encoded by the exons ATGGCTTTCACAGAGCATTCACCGCTGACCCCTCACCGCCGGGACCTCTGTAGCCGCTCTGTCTGGCTAGCAAGGAAGATCCGTTCAGACCTGACTGCTCTTATGGAATCTTAT GTGAAGCACCAAGGTCTGAACGAGAACATAAACCTGGCGTCTGTGCATGGTGTGCCAGTGGCAAGCACTGATCGGTGGACTGAGCTTAGTGAGGCAGAGCGACTCCAAGAGAACCTCCAAGCTTATCGTACCTTCCAAGTGATGTTGGCCAGACTGTTAGAAGACCAACGGGTGCACTTTACTCCAGCTGAAGATGACTTCCATCAAGCAATACATACCATTCTCCTCCAAGTCGCTGCCTTTGCTTACCAGCTGGAAGAATTAATGGTGCTCCTGGAACACAAGATCCCTTCCAGTGAGGCTGATGGGATGCCCCTTATTGTTGGAGATGGTGGTCTCTTTGAGAAGAAGCTGTGGGGCCTAAAGGTGCTGCAAGAGCTTTCACAGTGGACAATGAGGTCCGTCCATGACCTTCGAGTCATTTCATCTTGTCAAACTGGGATCCCAGGACATGGGAGCCATTATACTGCTAAGGACAAGAAAATGTAG